The Erythrobacter aurantius genome includes a window with the following:
- a CDS encoding alanine/glycine:cation symporter family protein has translation MAAAEAGSTTIVDEVVNVSDFIWGGEWRGEQILEVAGIPVPPMTVILLGIGLWMMIGLRFYPIVKFGAAIKGLFAGRKGEGAGEISPFAALSTALSGQVGTGNLAGVAFAIAWGGPGAVFWMWITALIGMALAFAEGSLAIRYRETTSDGVKRGGPMSYIMMGLGPKYTWLAIIFCIGTLFSALVTGNSIQANEVATGLNELFGIERWIGGLIVAIAVFVVIIGGIKSIGNVAEKVVPFMAGAYIVMAIIALILNAGDLPETFSRIFAGAFNNQAAEGGFVGAAIIIAIRAGVARGLFSNEAGQGSTPIAHAVAQTDDPEQQGRMAMLGTFIDTIVICTMTALVILTVQGDFTGGGEAVKHVWQSDLSTVETAGVATTIAAYSAAFPTLIAGIPLGTLVVSIALILFVFTTLLTWSYYGERAITFIYDRVPGSTRGGEKILHIIWRVIWCVAIFVGATQPSQLVWRLGDISNAAMALPNLLALALLSGVVFKLARGEKTAGKDYHTETPEEPEEY, from the coding sequence ATGGCTGCAGCAGAAGCTGGATCGACGACAATCGTCGACGAGGTCGTCAACGTATCGGATTTCATCTGGGGTGGTGAATGGCGCGGGGAGCAAATCCTCGAAGTGGCCGGAATACCGGTTCCGCCGATGACAGTGATCCTTCTGGGGATCGGCCTGTGGATGATGATCGGTCTGCGTTTCTATCCGATCGTCAAGTTCGGTGCAGCGATCAAGGGCCTGTTCGCGGGCCGCAAGGGCGAAGGCGCAGGCGAAATCTCGCCCTTTGCCGCGCTGTCGACCGCGCTTTCCGGACAGGTGGGCACCGGCAACCTCGCCGGCGTCGCATTCGCTATCGCCTGGGGCGGTCCGGGTGCGGTGTTCTGGATGTGGATCACGGCGCTGATCGGCATGGCGCTGGCCTTTGCCGAAGGCAGCCTGGCGATCCGTTACCGCGAAACAACCTCCGACGGGGTGAAGCGCGGCGGCCCGATGAGCTACATCATGATGGGCCTCGGTCCGAAATACACCTGGCTGGCGATCATCTTCTGTATCGGCACGCTGTTTTCCGCGCTGGTGACGGGCAACTCGATCCAGGCCAACGAAGTCGCCACCGGCCTCAACGAACTGTTCGGCATCGAACGCTGGATCGGCGGTCTGATCGTCGCCATCGCGGTGTTCGTGGTGATCATCGGCGGCATCAAGTCGATCGGCAATGTCGCGGAAAAGGTCGTGCCGTTCATGGCGGGCGCTTACATCGTGATGGCGATCATCGCACTGATCCTGAACGCGGGCGACCTGCCTGAAACCTTCTCGCGGATTTTCGCGGGCGCGTTCAACAATCAGGCGGCAGAAGGCGGCTTTGTCGGCGCAGCGATCATCATCGCGATCCGTGCCGGCGTCGCACGCGGCCTGTTCTCGAACGAGGCAGGCCAGGGTTCGACCCCGATCGCGCACGCGGTCGCACAGACCGATGATCCCGAACAGCAAGGCCGCATGGCGATGCTGGGGACCTTTATCGACACCATCGTGATCTGCACCATGACGGCGCTGGTGATCCTGACCGTGCAGGGCGATTTCACCGGCGGCGGCGAAGCTGTGAAGCACGTCTGGCAATCGGACCTCAGCACCGTCGAAACGGCGGGCGTGGCGACCACCATCGCCGCCTACAGCGCGGCCTTCCCGACGCTGATCGCGGGCATCCCGCTGGGCACGCTGGTGGTGAGCATCGCGCTGATCCTGTTCGTGTTCACCACGCTGCTGACGTGGAGCTACTACGGTGAGCGCGCGATCACCTTCATCTATGACCGGGTGCCGGGTTCGACCCGCGGCGGGGAGAAGATTCTGCACATCATCTGGCGGGTTATCTGGTGCGTGGCGATCTTTGTCGGCGCGACCCAGCCTTCGCAGCTCGTCTGGCGCCTGGGCGACATCTCCAATGCGGCGATGGCTCTGCCCAACCTGCTGGCGCTGGCGCTGCTTTCGGGCGTGGTGTTCAAGCTGGCGCGGGGCGAAAAGACCGCAGGCAAGGATTACCACACGGAAACGCCGGAAGAGCCGGAGGAGTATTGA
- a CDS encoding M81 family metallopeptidase, with product MSAPPRLFIAALCTETNSFAPFPTGWSAFEENGIDRAGSVSDPNSPLAIFRALGEADGFAVSESISTFAQPGGRTVGQVYAALRDMILADLAAASGADMVLLQLHGAMMAEGEDDCEGDILARIRALVPGAVIGAVLDCHCHLTPRMVAAADCLIAVKEYPHIDFADRARELYAICARTHRGELRPIPALVETGMIGIYPTFAGPMRAIVDGLAAIEVRPGVLSVTIAHGFPWGDTADTGTRVLAYADGDAAAAQAAASEVAQSLITAREALRPDYPDIAASLDRAATLEGPVVLADHADNPGGGAPGDSTFFLRAVIARGLGNVAIASFHDPAVVRIATDAGVGARIAIRLGGKAGPTSGDPLDLDVEVMAVTPDLGQMAIDVPYSMGPSVWLRHAGIDIVVCSRRAGIFATSIFEDLGIRLAERQLVIVKSSSHHEAAFNPIARHTWKVATPGALDLDFNRLSYVRRTRDFYPIDGSRPTARVIDLT from the coding sequence ATGAGCGCGCCGCCGCGCCTGTTCATCGCGGCGCTGTGCACCGAAACCAACAGTTTCGCCCCTTTCCCGACGGGGTGGAGCGCCTTCGAGGAAAACGGCATCGACCGCGCCGGATCGGTCAGCGATCCCAACAGCCCGCTGGCGATTTTCCGGGCGCTGGGCGAGGCGGATGGCTTTGCGGTGAGCGAGAGCATCTCGACCTTCGCCCAGCCCGGCGGGCGCACGGTGGGGCAGGTCTATGCAGCCCTGCGCGACATGATCCTTGCCGATCTTGCAGCGGCGAGCGGGGCAGACATGGTGCTGCTACAGCTCCACGGCGCGATGATGGCGGAAGGCGAGGATGATTGCGAAGGCGATATCCTCGCCCGCATCCGCGCCTTGGTGCCGGGCGCGGTGATCGGTGCGGTGCTGGATTGCCATTGCCATCTCACGCCCCGCATGGTCGCCGCCGCCGACTGCCTGATCGCGGTCAAGGAATACCCCCACATCGACTTTGCCGACCGCGCGCGAGAGCTTTACGCGATCTGCGCGCGCACCCACCGGGGCGAGCTGCGCCCTATCCCGGCGCTGGTCGAGACCGGGATGATCGGGATCTATCCGACCTTTGCCGGGCCGATGCGGGCAATCGTCGACGGGCTCGCCGCAATCGAGGTCCGCCCCGGCGTCCTCTCCGTCACCATCGCGCACGGCTTCCCCTGGGGCGACACTGCCGATACGGGCACGCGGGTGCTGGCCTATGCCGATGGCGATGCTGCTGCTGCCCAAGCCGCCGCGAGCGAGGTCGCCCAAAGCCTCATCACGGCGCGCGAGGCACTCCGGCCGGACTATCCCGACATCGCCGCCTCGCTCGACCGGGCAGCCACGCTGGAGGGGCCGGTGGTGCTCGCCGATCATGCCGACAACCCGGGCGGCGGCGCGCCGGGCGACAGCACGTTCTTTCTGCGCGCCGTCATCGCGCGCGGTCTCGGCAATGTCGCCATCGCCAGCTTTCACGATCCCGCGGTGGTCCGGATTGCCACCGATGCGGGGGTGGGCGCGCGCATCGCGATCAGGTTGGGGGGCAAGGCCGGGCCGACCTCGGGCGATCCGCTCGATCTGGATGTCGAGGTCATGGCGGTCACGCCCGATCTCGGGCAGATGGCGATCGATGTGCCCTATTCGATGGGACCCAGCGTCTGGCTGCGCCATGCGGGCATCGACATCGTGGTTTGCTCCAGACGCGCCGGCATCTTCGCGACCTCGATCTTCGAGGACCTCGGTATCCGTCTTGCCGAGCGGCAACTGGTGATCGTCAAGTCGAGCAGCCACCATGAGGCGGCCTTTAACCCCATCGCGCGCCACACCTGGAAGGTCGCGACCCCCGGTGCGCTTGATCTCGACTTTAACCGACTGTCCTATGTCAGGCGCACGCGTGATTTCTATCCGATAGACGGCTCTCGGCCTACTGCGCGGGTGATCGACCTTACATGA
- a CDS encoding type III PLP-dependent enzyme domain-containing protein encodes MTTRHPDGLARVLADDVALPVAVIRQSALDNNLAWMSAFARHHGLSLAPHGKTTMSPELMAMQMEHGAWGMTAANPFHAALYAQWGIERIIIANQIVGRRSMDALTGLMRDHPSAEVYCLVDSAAGVAALSEAGSAARLGRTMRVLIEIGDAGQRAGVRSTAEALAVARAAHAAAGIALAGVEIFEGVHADGAGSGAQLERFAEAVRAIVGEGLIETAEVIVSAGGSLFYDQAAATMLAASADRPLRPVLRSGCYLTHDHGMYADAHHGIAVRGLVALPAGGLQPALEVWAHVQSRPEPGQAIAALGKRNISSDAGLPVPLWHVRPGRDARPMPLEGCTTAKLYDQHACLAVPPGCDLAYGDLIGFGISHPCTTFDKWRHLLIVDDNYRVTGRVSTHFGIVA; translated from the coding sequence ATGACGACTAGACACCCCGACGGGCTGGCCCGAGTTCTCGCCGATGACGTCGCCTTGCCGGTTGCTGTGATCCGTCAGTCCGCGCTCGACAACAACCTTGCGTGGATGAGCGCCTTTGCCCGCCACCATGGGCTGAGCCTCGCGCCGCATGGCAAGACCACCATGAGCCCGGAACTCATGGCGATGCAGATGGAGCATGGGGCGTGGGGTATGACGGCGGCGAACCCGTTCCACGCCGCGCTCTATGCGCAGTGGGGGATCGAGCGGATCATCATCGCCAATCAGATCGTCGGGCGGCGGAGCATGGATGCGCTGACCGGCCTGATGCGCGATCATCCGTCAGCTGAGGTCTATTGCCTCGTCGACAGCGCCGCCGGGGTGGCCGCGCTGTCAGAGGCGGGCTCCGCCGCGCGGCTCGGTCGGACCATGCGCGTGCTGATCGAGATCGGCGATGCTGGCCAGCGCGCCGGAGTGCGCAGCACCGCTGAGGCGCTGGCGGTCGCCCGCGCGGCCCATGCCGCCGCGGGGATCGCGCTCGCCGGGGTGGAAATCTTCGAGGGCGTCCATGCCGACGGCGCGGGCAGCGGCGCGCAGCTCGAACGCTTTGCCGAAGCGGTGCGCGCGATTGTGGGGGAGGGGCTGATCGAGACTGCGGAGGTGATCGTCTCGGCCGGGGGATCGCTGTTCTATGATCAGGCGGCCGCCACGATGCTGGCCGCCAGTGCCGATCGTCCGCTGCGCCCGGTGCTGCGCAGCGGCTGCTATCTCACCCATGATCACGGCATGTATGCTGACGCCCACCACGGCATTGCCGTGCGCGGCCTGGTCGCGCTGCCCGCGGGCGGCTTGCAACCCGCGCTCGAAGTCTGGGCCCATGTCCAGTCCCGCCCCGAGCCGGGGCAGGCCATCGCCGCGCTGGGCAAACGCAATATCTCGAGCGATGCGGGGCTTCCCGTGCCGCTGTGGCATGTGCGTCCGGGCCGTGACGCGCGGCCCATGCCGCTGGAGGGCTGCACCACCGCCAAGCTCTATGATCAACACGCCTGCCTTGCAGTGCCTCCGGGCTGCGATCTGGCTTACGGGGACCTGATCGGCTTCGGCATTTCCCACCCCTGCACCACTTTCGACAAGTGGCGTCACCTGCTGATCGTCGATGACAATTACCGTGTGACAGGCCGCGTCTCGACCCATTTCGGGATCGTCGCATGA
- the nusG gene encoding transcription termination/antitermination protein NusG → MSRWYIIHAYSGFENKVKEAILAEAERLGLSEGVEEIEVPTETVTEVKRGKKVQVERKFMPGYVLAKLRMNDDIYHLVKNTPKVTGFLGNNNKPQPISEREAARYFGGVEEAKAAPKKDISVDYEIGDSVKVLDGPFASFNGVVEELDFDKAKVKVSVSIFGRATPVELDFEQVELVK, encoded by the coding sequence ATGTCACGCTGGTACATCATCCACGCCTATTCCGGGTTCGAAAACAAGGTGAAGGAAGCGATCCTCGCCGAGGCCGAGCGTCTGGGCCTGTCCGAAGGTGTCGAGGAAATCGAAGTCCCCACCGAAACCGTGACCGAAGTGAAGCGCGGCAAGAAGGTTCAGGTCGAACGCAAGTTCATGCCCGGCTACGTCCTCGCCAAGCTGCGGATGAACGACGATATCTATCACCTCGTCAAGAACACCCCCAAGGTGACGGGCTTCCTCGGCAACAACAACAAGCCGCAGCCGATCAGCGAACGCGAAGCCGCGCGCTATTTCGGCGGCGTCGAAGAAGCCAAGGCCGCGCCCAAGAAGGACATCAGCGTCGATTACGAAATCGGCGACAGCGTCAAGGTGCTCGACGGCCCATTCGCCAGCTTCAACGGCGTGGTCGAGGAACTCGATTTCGACAAGGCCAAGGTCAAGGTTTCGGTGTCGATCTTTGGCCGTGCGACTCCGGTCGAACTCGATTTCGAACAGGTCGAACTGGTCAAGTAA
- a CDS encoding tyrosine-type recombinase/integrase, with translation MCRIQNVTRKDGTYYFRRLIRLGPDKPFRLRFSLKTTSRKRAALLAPAMTLICERLAMNMAANIASDGLNAAQRAEIFRRQMLVERDRLEIMHAQLHILPPEDHEDIDQALSLRLGASELAAMDGVTKGKVEDFLVARIDPEADDEPIVVMAWSDLAASLAQDGAEEAAIARLAEIGVEQSALREAMARKVVNQARIEAIREFRTTLTNPGAAYAPVPVAGYEQLAQPASYAATPSTPQAPAAPVVAGPWASMTPTEAVERFFEHNPRTGGKDGTARRKSGEPWTNKTREQFKLPALLLEQVMHGQPLATVTHDHLVQLNTCFEALHGPSFRKSPKHREMTIWEIVAETAERVRKGEEAIAKAAKRKNQDTPLEMPADALTKDQLGLGLSTTNRHWGFLRQLTDWFAKHQPIAALDYSAFIEKPATDPRDQRDRYTDEEGRQLFSLPPWTGFKSYGRWMAPGDLLVHSAFYFVPMIGWYTGMRREEICGLALDDIEFVDGNWQFNVRPTEIRRLKTVTSARKLPFASELIRLGLPDYVLALRAEGETLLFPELVRESGKGTMGDTYSKRIWDHIKKELPFLKAGQATHSFRHTVVDSMKGAGISPEIRADFAGHKLSNETQGRYSKKHMKLLRDATNAIPKVTSHLESFPVALLPKRLRAARKARIKPLNT, from the coding sequence ATGTGCCGCATTCAGAATGTCACTCGCAAAGACGGAACCTATTATTTCCGCAGACTCATACGTTTAGGCCCCGATAAGCCTTTTCGGCTACGCTTCTCGCTCAAGACCACCAGCCGGAAGCGGGCAGCCCTGCTCGCTCCGGCCATGACCCTGATCTGTGAGCGCCTCGCGATGAATATGGCCGCCAACATTGCAAGCGACGGATTGAACGCTGCCCAGCGTGCGGAAATCTTTCGCCGCCAGATGCTGGTCGAACGCGACCGGCTCGAAATCATGCATGCCCAGCTTCACATCCTCCCGCCCGAGGATCACGAGGACATCGATCAGGCACTCTCGCTCCGGCTCGGCGCGAGCGAGTTGGCGGCAATGGACGGGGTCACCAAAGGCAAGGTCGAGGACTTCCTTGTCGCCCGGATCGATCCCGAGGCCGATGATGAGCCGATCGTTGTTATGGCCTGGTCGGACCTTGCTGCCTCCCTCGCGCAGGACGGCGCGGAGGAAGCCGCCATCGCCCGGCTTGCCGAGATCGGCGTGGAACAATCGGCGCTGCGCGAGGCGATGGCCCGCAAGGTCGTCAATCAGGCGCGGATCGAGGCGATCCGGGAGTTTCGGACGACGCTCACCAATCCCGGTGCTGCCTACGCGCCGGTCCCTGTGGCCGGCTACGAGCAACTGGCGCAGCCCGCGTCATACGCTGCCACACCGAGTACACCGCAAGCGCCGGCTGCCCCTGTCGTTGCGGGGCCCTGGGCGAGCATGACGCCCACCGAAGCGGTGGAGAGGTTCTTCGAGCACAACCCGCGCACGGGCGGCAAGGACGGAACAGCGCGCCGGAAGAGCGGCGAGCCTTGGACAAACAAAACCCGTGAGCAGTTCAAGCTGCCAGCACTCCTGCTTGAGCAGGTGATGCACGGCCAGCCGTTGGCCACGGTCACCCATGACCATCTCGTCCAGCTCAACACCTGCTTCGAGGCGCTGCATGGCCCCTCTTTCCGTAAGTCGCCCAAGCACCGGGAGATGACGATCTGGGAAATCGTCGCCGAAACCGCGGAGCGCGTGCGGAAAGGTGAAGAGGCTATCGCGAAGGCCGCCAAGCGAAAGAACCAAGACACGCCACTCGAAATGCCTGCCGATGCTCTGACCAAGGATCAGCTCGGGTTGGGCCTCAGCACGACCAATCGCCATTGGGGCTTCTTGCGTCAGCTGACCGACTGGTTCGCAAAGCACCAGCCGATTGCCGCGCTGGACTATAGCGCCTTCATCGAAAAGCCTGCGACCGACCCTCGCGATCAACGCGATCGCTACACCGACGAAGAGGGCCGCCAGCTCTTCAGTCTCCCGCCTTGGACAGGGTTCAAATCCTATGGTCGGTGGATGGCGCCAGGCGATCTATTGGTCCACAGCGCGTTTTACTTTGTCCCGATGATCGGATGGTACACAGGTATGCGGCGCGAAGAGATCTGCGGCCTGGCTCTGGACGATATCGAGTTCGTGGACGGCAATTGGCAGTTCAACGTCCGACCGACGGAGATTCGCCGCCTCAAGACAGTGACATCGGCCCGCAAGCTGCCGTTCGCGAGCGAGCTCATTCGCCTGGGGCTGCCAGATTATGTACTGGCCCTGCGTGCTGAAGGCGAAACCCTGCTATTCCCCGAGTTGGTGCGCGAAAGCGGCAAGGGCACGATGGGAGACACCTATTCGAAAAGGATCTGGGATCACATCAAGAAGGAATTACCCTTCCTGAAAGCCGGACAAGCGACGCATTCGTTCCGCCACACCGTCGTCGACAGCATGAAAGGCGCAGGGATCTCGCCCGAGATCAGAGCAGATTTCGCTGGCCACAAGCTTTCTAACGAAACCCAAGGTCGCTACTCGAAGAAGCATATGAAGCTTTTGCGAGACGCGACAAACGCGATCCCGAAAGTGACCTCGCATCTGGAATCGTTCCCGGTTGCGTTGCTACCTAAGCGCCTCCGCGCCGCCCGCAAGGCTAGGATAAAGCCGCTGAACACATAG
- a CDS encoding TonB-dependent receptor — translation MLSRSVSRAILLTGTAGAAWAFLPEAALAQSADNAAAADERTEIIVTANKREERLLDVAGSIAVVSADDLEQRQALDLQDLSRSVAGLNLQQGATPGVNRIILRGLNAGGDGATVASVVDDAPLSFSGANTNGAFVASDFQTYDLQRVEVLRGPQGTLYGATSEGGLIRYVTNQADPSGFAAGAQVGGATVAQGDADGFARAYVNLPLGENAAIRFTGFYDGIPGWGQNPQLGEEDINGGRRYGGRANLFFEPTEGLTITALALYQDGKFFGNGAVEANGLTDPTDLFGLVNGYTYRSATRNFATNKYQLYSLNVSLDVGFGTLQSITSYGEVDVVSFNDVQAFANALVPNSSVRSNNTVGLGKLTQELRLASDTTAPAEGIWLDWQLGFFYTRETVDFLQDFEVLAQPSLTPLANFVTNTLPSRFEDVAGYANATLHFSDRFDIEFGLRVARNNQRSQLTQSGLAVGGQTIVSPARTSAETATTFQVAPRFRINDDAMVYARVARGYRPGGPQIPVPGAPPTLPDSFGSDSTLNYELGFKGAFADNMLTVDVAAFYIDWSNVQVLTGVIVDGNQFTITGNVGKAVSKGFEWGFELRPTAGLTLSAIGAYTDATFTRAAPVIGALDGDRLPYVADVTSTIGFDYETALSDSWDGFVAGSWTYTGERVSDFPFKIELPSFSTFDAQIGVRSGKYSIELFGKNLSDERGITNFVPLGATGGVGTLGIIRPRTIGIRLAADF, via the coding sequence ATGCTTTCAAGATCAGTCAGCCGGGCGATATTGCTGACAGGCACAGCGGGAGCCGCCTGGGCGTTCCTCCCGGAAGCTGCCCTCGCGCAGTCTGCGGACAATGCTGCAGCCGCCGACGAGCGCACGGAGATCATCGTCACCGCCAACAAGCGCGAAGAACGGCTGCTCGACGTGGCGGGCAGCATCGCGGTGGTCAGCGCCGACGATCTCGAACAGCGCCAGGCGCTCGATCTGCAGGACCTGTCGCGCTCGGTTGCGGGGCTCAATCTGCAGCAGGGGGCAACGCCCGGGGTCAACCGGATCATCCTGCGCGGCCTCAATGCGGGCGGCGACGGGGCGACAGTCGCCTCGGTGGTCGATGATGCGCCGCTCAGCTTTTCGGGTGCCAACACCAACGGCGCTTTCGTGGCGAGCGATTTCCAGACCTATGACCTCCAGCGGGTCGAGGTGCTGCGCGGGCCGCAAGGCACGCTCTACGGCGCGACCTCGGAAGGCGGTCTGATCCGCTACGTCACCAATCAGGCCGATCCTTCGGGTTTTGCCGCAGGTGCGCAGGTAGGCGGCGCGACAGTCGCGCAGGGCGATGCCGACGGTTTCGCCCGCGCCTACGTCAACCTCCCGCTCGGCGAGAATGCCGCAATCCGCTTCACCGGCTTCTACGACGGCATCCCCGGCTGGGGTCAGAACCCCCAGCTCGGCGAGGAGGACATCAACGGCGGGCGGCGCTATGGCGGCCGCGCCAACCTGTTCTTCGAACCGACCGAAGGGCTGACGATCACCGCGCTGGCGCTCTATCAGGACGGCAAGTTCTTCGGCAACGGCGCGGTCGAGGCCAATGGCCTGACCGATCCCACCGATCTGTTCGGTCTGGTCAACGGCTATACCTACCGCAGCGCGACCCGCAATTTCGCGACGAACAAGTACCAGCTCTACAGCCTCAACGTCAGCCTTGATGTCGGCTTCGGCACGCTTCAATCGATTACCAGCTACGGCGAAGTCGACGTTGTCAGCTTCAACGACGTGCAGGCTTTCGCCAATGCGCTGGTGCCCAACTCCTCGGTGCGCAGCAACAACACCGTTGGGCTCGGCAAGTTGACGCAGGAACTGCGGCTCGCCTCTGACACCACCGCACCTGCGGAAGGGATATGGCTCGATTGGCAGCTGGGCTTCTTCTACACCCGCGAAACCGTCGACTTCCTGCAAGACTTCGAGGTGCTGGCGCAGCCCTCGCTCACCCCGCTGGCCAACTTCGTGACCAACACCCTGCCCTCGCGGTTCGAGGACGTCGCGGGCTATGCCAACGCCACGCTGCATTTCAGCGACCGCTTCGATATCGAGTTCGGCCTGCGCGTGGCGCGCAACAACCAGCGCTCGCAGCTGACCCAGTCCGGCCTTGCCGTGGGTGGTCAGACCATCGTCAGCCCGGCCCGGACCTCGGCGGAGACCGCCACCACCTTCCAGGTCGCGCCGCGCTTCCGGATCAATGACGATGCGATGGTCTACGCCCGCGTCGCCCGCGGCTATCGTCCCGGCGGGCCGCAGATCCCGGTGCCCGGTGCGCCCCCGACCCTGCCCGACAGCTTCGGCAGCGACAGCACGCTGAACTACGAGCTCGGCTTCAAGGGCGCGTTCGCCGACAACATGCTGACGGTCGATGTCGCGGCATTCTACATCGACTGGTCCAACGTGCAGGTACTCACCGGCGTGATCGTCGACGGCAACCAGTTCACCATCACTGGCAATGTCGGCAAGGCGGTGAGCAAGGGCTTCGAATGGGGTTTCGAGCTGCGCCCGACTGCCGGCCTGACGCTGAGCGCGATCGGTGCCTATACCGACGCGACCTTTACCCGCGCCGCGCCTGTCATCGGGGCGCTGGACGGTGATCGCCTGCCATATGTGGCAGACGTGACCAGCACCATCGGCTTCGACTACGAAACCGCCCTGTCGGATAGTTGGGACGGCTTTGTTGCCGGCAGCTGGACCTATACGGGCGAGCGCGTCTCGGACTTCCCGTTCAAGATCGAACTGCCGAGCTTCTCCACCTTCGATGCCCAGATCGGCGTGCGCTCGGGCAAGTATTCGATCGAGCTGTTCGGCAAGAACCTGTCGGATGAACGCGGGATCACCAACTTCGTCCCACTCGGCGCGACCGGCGGGGTAGGCACGCTCGGGATCATCCGGCCGCGCACAATCGGCATCAGGCTGGCAGCGGACTTTTGA
- the secE gene encoding preprotein translocase subunit SecE, whose protein sequence is MAEDKQRKTSVPEFVNQVRTETGKVVWPTRQETVRTAIFVFIFMVILALFFLGVDSLFNFVVNFLLSLA, encoded by the coding sequence ATGGCCGAAGACAAACAGCGCAAGACATCGGTTCCCGAATTTGTGAACCAGGTTCGCACCGAAACCGGGAAGGTCGTGTGGCCGACCCGCCAGGAAACCGTGCGCACCGCGATTTTCGTGTTCATCTTCATGGTGATCCTCGCGCTGTTCTTCCTCGGGGTGGACAGCCTGTTCAACTTCGTCGTCAACTTCCTTCTCTCGCTCGCATAA